Sequence from the Torulaspora delbrueckii CBS 1146 chromosome 5, complete genome genome:
GGTCATGTTTGTTCTGCACATCGACCTGCAGCAGTTGAGTACCttgcaagaattggaagatcaTAGACGAAGTAATGATCGGAGAGACACCCAATTCCATCAAAGTACCACGATTAGAGGCCAACATTGCACGCAACCAGTAAAGGGGATCGGAAGTTTCACTAGAGACAATACCATACAGAGGCATTTGGCCCAAcaccaagaagatcagCAGAGAAACACCTGTccaaatcaatttttggttGTATGGAACTTTCCTTTGAGGTGCAATCACCTCAGGAAGGTAAGCCTCAAACGGCTTAAACAAATCAAGTAAACGGCCAGACATCCTTTGACTCACCGTACCACTCCAATGGCTTTTATTACGCTGATAAATGCTATATATACCTTTAAATCGAATGGAGCTGCTATAGTATTGacgatttttcaatttcatgaCACGTCGACTTACTTCTCAATGTAAATGCGGGTAACTACATAGCGATGATAGATATATAGCAGTGATGAGTAGCTTAGATGGGCACTGCTCTGCGTTTCCAGGCCCTCAGTGCAACCATTGTAACCACTAGGCAGCACGCTAACTCTACTGTAGTGATCTTGAATACTGGTGAGATGCAATTGTTGTTTTCGTCGACGCAATTAGAGTCGAACACTTTAGCGTAGCTCATGCAGGATAATGCTGATCCAATGGCGGGCGCGATCATCATACTGCCGTATGCGGTTCCGAAAAGCTTGTCCCCCCATACTATAAGCACTATTGTTGGGTATATCGTGTACAGTCCACCGTAGACGAACCCGATGAGTCCGCCCATCGAGAGGATCTTCCAATGGGGAGGGAGGGAGGTTGATTGGGTCAATTGTAGAACGCCCAGTTGTGAGAGTAGACATAGTAGTAAGTGTGCGATGAGGATCCACTTGGCAGAGATCTTTTTAGCGGAGAGCACATCTGTGAGTAAGCCCGTTAAAATTCTGGCTGCTGTTGAGCTGAGGGCGTAGATGGATAGCATCTGGTTAGACAGTTGTGCGGAATCATTTGAGATTAAGTTTGAGAGTGAACCCATATTTGCGACAAACATTTCCAGGGGCCCTAATGCCAATAGCATCGACACTGCTAGCACGTAGGCGATGgcatcttgaaagaaattcttttgcCTGGACCGTTCGTCTGCTGGTACGGGAAGCAAGGGCTGTTGCTCGTCAATTTGTGaattatgatgatgaagcaTAGAGACTGTACTGGTAGCGATCCAGGCCAGCAATCCAACAGCAGCATATAGCCAGGCAAAAGTTGTAAAGACAGAACCCAAATCGAGATATCCTTCGGACCAAAAGCAGCCTGCTCTTAGCAGCTGAGACCCAAGCAAAGAGGAAATCCCGTAGCATGTAGTGGGTAGACTGATTGATAGGATCTTACGCGTGGGGCACAACTTAGCGCATGTGAGCAATGCACTAAAGTACAGAGCACTAGTTGAAACACCGATCACAACGAAGGCAACAACTGTCATCCTAAAAGATGCTAATTCGGGATGGTTGAAAGAGTAACCAACGTAAGCATAACTCGGGATAAAGCCGATAATCGCCAGAGCACTAAGCGTTATAGGACCATGGGTATCAGCGAGCCATCCCAACACTGGTGGAGTCAAATAAGTACCCAAGTTGGCAAATGACACAATGGTGTTAACTTGCCAAGCAGTATAACCGAGTTGTAAATTCCACGGTTTCGAATAGAGAGCGATGAGTGTAATGAACCCCGAGCTCATGGCACAAATGAGCGAAAAGACATACGCGAGCCTATAAGAGGATTCCTTGGAGAGCACATGTGGCAAAAGTGTACGAGCATGATGCGATAGACACTTTTCCAGCCTCGAGAGTGCCATTTCCAATACTTCTCTGAGTTTGTTTCATTCTGTTAAAGAGTCATTAGAGTGTTCAAAAATGATCTACGCGCGCATTAGCCATAGCCATATATACAATTACTTCCACAGCGCCTGAGCGATATCGTTCAGGCAACCGTACTTCTTATTTCTGTACTTGCTATTTGTTACAGTTCCCCAATCTAGAGAACTTTTGCGTTGTTGATCTGTTGTGTAAGTCGACTCACTTGAAATTGCATTTGTCTGGGATTTGAATAGAGAATTCATGTAAGAACGTACTTCATCGCGATTGTAAGGCTGTCTGGTGGGTTTCCTCTTAGTTCTGGCCGCTCCGGTGGTGTTGGCGGTAGAATTGACACTATTCGAAGATTGTTTGTGCGTTGGTGAAGGAGAGGTTGTTGTAGGGCGTGGCTGTTGCTGGTGCTGTTGCGCAGGTATTGCCCTGGCAGCGGCCTGGGCCCAACCAGTCAGCTTCCCACCATTTGAGACAGTTGCCGCACTCATTCCTCGTTGGGCTTGAAGTGTATTGTGTAGTGTTATAGAGCGccgtcttcatcttttaaGAGAAAAGTAATCACGTGATGAGACTTGGTAAGTTATAATGGAATAGTATAACTATAACATGCTATGTCAAAGTGAGAGAGTGGCATCATTTCTCGTTTGCCTAAATGAGTACTCTGCCTCGAAAGTAGTCATTACTATCAAATATATTGAAATGGACAACAAGAACAGCCTTAATGAAAATAATGAATGTTAGGTTGCATAGTTGAGTTATTCTGAAAGACTAACACATCTGACGCTGGGCAGTGAAAATATGAATATAGACGACAAATCAATAGAGTGTTTTGTTTCTAGTATTATTATTGAATACGTGAATTTGCGAGTGAAAAATACTCCTGTCAAACAAAATATTAAATAATTTTATAAGAGGTGAAGATTCGAGATTATACAATTAAGAGTACTTCTAAGAGAGGTTTCTTAATGTGCTGAAAGAATGTTAGAGCAGCTTTGCTGGCCACGCCTAGTGTGCAATCGCTATCTACCGCTTGGCCGATATTCGTAGCGAAAATGTTTATACTACTATAGAAAAATAAAAAGGTCTCTCTCATCTTGtatcaaatttcagtaATTACGGCCAACTCATATCATTGTCCTACAATAAGTTCCGAAATGACGTAAAATTATTTTACCATTCTGGGTCACACTAGATGAAATTGTACATATATAAGTCAAAGAAAACCGAGAACCACCAAAATTACGCGAATTACATGAATTGTCACATTCAACTATACGGCCTGCATTTCCATTATGGTTTGGTCATATATTTTATTATATGAAAcgatatcattgaagaaccagATGTACTACGATCACATGCTCTATGCCAGACCTTCCCTCTGCCCAGCTCCCGCCCCCGTTCGAATCCCATAGCTCCCTAAAATATTTGACACGTTCCAACCCCTCGAACCCGGAGTTTATTGATCAATACCCCGGGGCTTAGGCGGCTCCGGGGCTCGGCCCCGGAGGTTTATGGACCATCAGAATCCATATATAAATCAACCAACTGGACCACCATTCAACCATTGTTAAGTCCTCTCACCACTGTACCGATATGCCGACCACTGCTCAGCCACTAAAAGAATCGTTCGATACAGATATTATCACTCTTCCCAGATTCTTGCTGGAATCACAAAAATGTGCCAAGAATGCTACTGGGGAGTTCACTCTTTTACTCAATGCATTGCAATTTGCCTTTAAATTTATTTCTCAAACCATTAGACGTGCTGAATTGGTTCATTTGATCGGGTTAGCAGGTGCCTCGAACTCAACCGgtgatgaacaaaaaaaattggatgTTTTGGGTGATGAAATCTTTATCAATGCAATGAAGGGCAGTGGGAATGTAAAAGTACTTGTctctgaagaacaagaagatttgatcttATTTCCAACTGCAAATGGCACTTATGCGGTTTGTTGTGatccaattgatggatCTTCGAACTTAGACGCAGGTGTCTCGGTTGGTACGATCGTTTCCCTCTTCAAATTGCTCCCAGACTCTACTGGTACCATCAAGGATGTATTGCGTAGTGGTCGTGAAATGGTCGGTGCGTGTTATGCCATGTACGGAGCTTCAACCCATTTGATGCTTACCACGGGTCAGGGTGTAGATGGTTTTACACTAGATACAAATCTGGGAGAGTTCATTTTGGTATATCCAGATTTGCAAATTCCACCACAGAGATCCATCTATTCTATAAACGAAGGTAATTCGTATTATTGGGATGAAGCGATTGTTAGCTTTATCGAAATGTTGAAGAGACCACCACAGAACAAGAAACCATACTCTGCAAGGTATGTGGGTTCCATGGTTGCAGATGTGCACAGAACTTTCCTATATGGTGGTCTTTTCGCCTATCCTGCAGATCAAAAAGCCAAGAGCGGTAAATTGCGTTTGTTATACGAAGCTTTCCCTATGGCTTTCCTTATGGAACAAGCTGGCGGTATTGCAATAAACGACCGCGGTGAGAGAATCTTGGATCTTGTTCCTGAGCATATTCATGATAAGACCTCAATCTGGTTAGGTTCACCAGATGAAATCA
This genomic interval carries:
- the MCH1 gene encoding Mch1p (similar to Saccharomyces cerevisiae MCH1 (YDL054C); ancestral locus Anc_4.229), whose translation is MALSRLEKCLSHHARTLLPHVLSKESSYRLAYVFSLICAMSSGFITLIALYSKPWNLQLGYTAWQVNTIVSFANLGTYLTPPVLGWLADTHGPITLSALAIIGFIPSYAYVGYSFNHPELASFRMTVVAFVVIGVSTSALYFSALLTCAKLCPTRKILSISLPTTCYGISSLLGSQLLRAGCFWSEGYLDLGSVFTTFAWLYAAVGLLAWIATSTVSMLHHHNSQIDEQQPLLPVPADERSRQKNFFQDAIAYVLAVSMLLALGPLEMFVANMGSLSNLISNDSAQLSNQMLSIYALSSTAARILTGLLTDVLSAKKISAKWILIAHLLLCLLSQLGVLQLTQSTSLPPHWKILSMGGLIGFVYGGLYTIYPTIVLIVWGDKLFGTAYGSMMIAPAIGSALSCMSYAKVFDSNCVDENNNCISPVFKITTVELACCLVVTMVALRAWKRRAVPI
- the PBP4 gene encoding Pbp4p (similar to Saccharomyces cerevisiae PBP4 (YDL053C); ancestral locus Anc_4.228) — translated: MSAATVSNGGKLTGWAQAAARAIPAQQHQQQPRPTTTSPSPTHKQSSNSVNSTANTTGAARTKRKPTRQPYNRDEVRSYMNSLFKSQTNAISSESTYTTDQQRKSSLDWGTVTNSKYRNKKYGCLNDIAQALWK
- the FBP1 gene encoding fructose 1,6-bisphosphate 1-phosphatase (similar to Saccharomyces cerevisiae FBP1 (YLR377C); ancestral locus Anc_4.227); its protein translation is MPTTAQPLKESFDTDIITLPRFLLESQKCAKNATGEFTLLLNALQFAFKFISQTIRRAELVHLIGLAGASNSTGDEQKKLDVLGDEIFINAMKGSGNVKVLVSEEQEDLILFPTANGTYAVCCDPIDGSSNLDAGVSVGTIVSLFKLLPDSTGTIKDVLRSGREMVGACYAMYGASTHLMLTTGQGVDGFTLDTNLGEFILVYPDLQIPPQRSIYSINEGNSYYWDEAIVSFIEMLKRPPQNKKPYSARYVGSMVADVHRTFLYGGLFAYPADQKAKSGKLRLLYEAFPMAFLMEQAGGIAINDRGERILDLVPEHIHDKTSIWLGSPDEINQYLRHIGKPEL